In Flavobacterium sp. N1736, the following are encoded in one genomic region:
- the ribD gene encoding bifunctional diaminohydroxyphosphoribosylaminopyrimidine deaminase/5-amino-6-(5-phosphoribosylamino)uracil reductase RibD — MNIQEKYIKRCIELARNGFGTTYPNPMVGSVIVYENQIIGEGWHKKAGEPHAEVNAIRSVKDKSLLKKATIYVSLEPCSHFGKTPPCCDLIIANEIPNVVVGTVDPNEKVAGNGIKKLIAAGINVTVGVLENECHELNKRFFTFHQKKRPYILLKWAESQDGFLAPEKEINKERKPVWITNQYSRQLVHKWRSEEQAILVGTHTVIDDNPKLNTRDWAGSNPVRVVLDQNNRISKDSFIFDDSVKTIVFTKSEISFSAENTTFEVIDFNQNIIPQILTVLHQNQIQSIIIEGGLQTLQSFIDQNIWDEARVFIGKTSFEKGIKAPVISKKNASKTYIKNDELIYFSNHD; from the coding sequence GTGAATATACAGGAGAAATACATAAAGCGCTGCATTGAATTGGCCCGAAATGGTTTTGGAACAACATATCCAAATCCGATGGTAGGAAGCGTTATTGTTTACGAAAATCAAATTATTGGCGAAGGATGGCATAAAAAAGCGGGAGAACCTCACGCTGAAGTAAATGCAATTCGATCTGTAAAAGATAAATCGCTATTAAAAAAAGCTACTATTTATGTGAGTTTGGAACCTTGCAGCCATTTTGGAAAAACGCCTCCTTGTTGTGATTTAATTATTGCAAATGAGATTCCAAATGTTGTTGTTGGAACTGTTGATCCAAACGAAAAAGTGGCTGGAAACGGTATCAAGAAACTCATTGCAGCCGGAATAAATGTCACTGTTGGCGTTTTAGAAAATGAATGTCATGAACTCAATAAACGTTTTTTTACTTTTCATCAGAAAAAAAGACCTTATATACTATTAAAATGGGCCGAAAGTCAGGATGGTTTTTTAGCACCTGAAAAAGAAATTAATAAGGAACGAAAACCGGTTTGGATTACAAATCAATATTCAAGACAATTGGTTCATAAATGGCGAAGCGAAGAACAAGCTATTTTGGTAGGAACCCACACTGTTATTGACGATAATCCGAAATTAAACACACGAGATTGGGCGGGAAGTAATCCGGTGAGAGTTGTTTTGGATCAAAATAACCGTATTTCTAAAGACAGCTTTATTTTTGATGACAGTGTAAAAACAATTGTATTTACAAAATCTGAAATTAGCTTTTCGGCAGAAAACACTACCTTTGAAGTAATTGATTTTAACCAAAATATTATTCCGCAAATTCTAACTGTTTTACATCAAAACCAAATACAGTCTATTATTATTGAAGGTGGTTTACAAACTTTACAATCTTTTATAGATCAAAATATTTGGGACGAAGCACGCGTCTTTATCGGGAAAACTTCTTTTGAAAAAGGAATAAAAGCTCCAGTTATTTCTAAGAAAAATGCATCAAAAACCTACATCAAAAACGACGAATTAATATATTTTAGCAATCATGATTGA
- a CDS encoding HAD family hydrolase, translating to MIDTIIFDFGDIFINLDKQATISGLQQLGLTEWNSELDRLNILFETGDISHDDFLAGFQKQLPNASIEEILKAWNAVLADFPLYRLEFLQMLSKKYRLFLLSNTDSIHIETFENKSGISFYSDFYQCFEKVYFSFEIGKRKPNPEAYQYIINKHELSPKRTLFVDDKKENTDAAAALGLHVWNLQVGQEDVVDLFDKKIL from the coding sequence ATGATTGATACTATAATTTTTGACTTTGGAGATATTTTTATCAATTTAGATAAACAAGCCACTATTTCGGGATTGCAGCAATTAGGCTTAACGGAGTGGAATTCTGAATTGGATCGTTTGAATATTTTGTTTGAAACGGGTGATATTTCGCATGATGATTTTTTGGCAGGTTTTCAAAAACAATTACCAAATGCTTCTATCGAAGAAATCCTGAAAGCATGGAATGCTGTTTTGGCTGATTTCCCTTTATATCGATTGGAGTTTCTGCAAATGCTTTCAAAAAAATACCGTTTATTTTTATTAAGCAATACTGATTCTATTCATATCGAAACTTTCGAAAATAAAAGCGGAATTTCTTTTTACAGCGATTTCTACCAATGTTTTGAAAAAGTTTATTTTTCTTTTGAAATTGGAAAACGCAAACCAAATCCTGAAGCTTATCAATACATTATTAACAAACATGAATTATCGCCAAAACGTACTTTGTTTGTAGATGATAAAAAAGAAAACACAGATGCCGCCGCTGCTTTAGGGCTTCACGTTTGGAATTTGCAAGTGGGTCAGGAAGATGTCGTTGATTTATTTGATAAAAAAATACTTTAG